Proteins from a genomic interval of Clostridium sp. 'deep sea':
- a CDS encoding aminotransferase A, with the protein MTMNINPKVKEIEISGIRKFFNMISGKDNIVSLTLGQPNFDTPQHIKDAAIKAINNNTTRYTHNAGFMELREATSNWMKKKYQLSYQAEDEIIITAGSSEAIDIALRALLTTGDEVILPAPVYPGYEPVITMCGAKTVLVDTTETNFKLTATQLTKHLTKNTKVVILPYPSNPTGAILTEQELKDLAQCLKDKDVVIIADELYSELVFEGNHKSIANYENMREKTIIINGLSKSHAMTGWRVGILLAPSYLANQILKVHQYNVTCASSVSQIAALEALTNGYEDAYPMRDSYYERIEYTWKRLNDMGLKTHKPGGAFYIFTSIKHLGVKSFDMALRLVEEAGVALIPGDAFSQYGEGYLRISCAVSMESLVEGLNRIEEFLSKL; encoded by the coding sequence ATGACAATGAATATTAACCCTAAAGTTAAAGAAATTGAGATCTCTGGAATTAGAAAATTTTTCAATATGATATCTGGTAAAGATAATATAGTATCTTTAACTTTGGGTCAGCCTAATTTTGATACCCCTCAGCATATAAAAGATGCTGCCATTAAAGCTATTAACAATAATACTACTCGTTATACCCATAATGCTGGTTTTATGGAGCTAAGAGAAGCTACCTCAAACTGGATGAAAAAAAAGTACCAATTAAGCTACCAAGCAGAAGATGAAATTATTATTACTGCTGGCTCTAGTGAAGCTATCGACATTGCTTTAAGAGCGTTATTAACTACTGGTGATGAGGTTATTTTACCGGCTCCTGTTTACCCTGGTTATGAACCTGTAATTACAATGTGTGGAGCAAAAACAGTTTTAGTTGATACTACTGAAACAAACTTTAAACTAACAGCCACTCAGTTAACTAAACACTTAACTAAAAATACAAAGGTAGTTATTCTACCATACCCATCTAATCCAACAGGTGCAATTTTAACAGAGCAAGAGCTCAAAGATTTAGCACAGTGTTTAAAGGATAAAGATGTAGTTATTATTGCAGACGAGTTATATAGCGAGTTGGTTTTTGAAGGTAATCATAAAAGTATTGCTAATTATGAGAATATGCGTGAAAAAACTATAATTATAAATGGTTTATCAAAAAGCCACGCTATGACAGGCTGGCGTGTAGGTATTTTATTGGCCCCTAGCTACTTGGCAAATCAAATACTTAAGGTACATCAGTACAATGTAACTTGTGCTAGCAGTGTAAGTCAAATAGCTGCTTTAGAGGCCTTAACAAATGGTTATGAAGATGCCTACCCTATGAGAGACTCATATTATGAGCGTATAGAATATACTTGGAAAAGATTAAATGACATGGGCTTAAAAACCCACAAACCAGGTGGAGCATTTTATATTTTTACTTCTATAAAACACCTAGGTGTAAAGTCTTTTGATATGGCATTGCGTTTGGTTGAAGAAGCTGGAGTAGCTTTAATTCCTGGAGACGCTTTTTCGCAGTATGGAGAGGGATACTTACGCATATCTTGCGCGGTATCTATGGAGAGTTTGGTTGAAGGGTTAAATAGAATTGAAGAGTTTTTAAGTAAATTGTAG